In Ruminiclostridium papyrosolvens DSM 2782, the following proteins share a genomic window:
- a CDS encoding RNA polymerase sigma factor yields the protein MLEFFLSVLETEDERNKFTTLYTYYESTMYNVAFSILRDRYLAEDAVHDALLKIINYIPDISDIKCHKTRALIVIIIKSTAIDIYRKRDKQYTNEKTELPEEADTSELPLDHIIADESFNELKIKLNKLSKEYLDIIMLKHLYELSNNEISDVLCISGDAVRQRLSRAKKAIRKIIEEENK from the coding sequence TTGCTGGAATTCTTTCTATCAGTTCTGGAAACAGAAGACGAGAGAAATAAATTTACTACGCTATATACATATTATGAGAGTACAATGTACAATGTTGCATTCAGTATACTCAGAGACCGTTATCTTGCAGAGGACGCTGTACATGATGCACTATTAAAGATTATAAACTATATCCCGGATATTTCAGATATTAAATGTCACAAAACAAGAGCCTTAATCGTTATTATTATCAAAAGCACGGCCATAGATATTTATCGTAAGCGGGACAAGCAATATACTAATGAAAAAACTGAGCTGCCCGAGGAGGCTGATACAAGCGAATTGCCGCTGGACCACATTATCGCTGACGAAAGTTTTAACGAGTTAAAGATAAAACTTAATAAGTTAAGTAAGGAGTATCTTGACATTATTATGTTAAAACATTTGTACGAACTGTCAAACAATGAAATCTCAGATGTTCTGTGTATTTCCGGCGACGCAGTAAGGCAACGTCTAAGTCGAGCTAAAAAGGCCATCAGAAAAATAATCGAGGAGGAAAATAAATGA